Genomic segment of Paenibacillus sp. FSL R5-0623:
CTTAGGTAATGCCTTTTTACACCCAGATAACTACACATACACCTCAGATAAAGTCATTTAAGACCCATAGGTTATTTCACACATTTACAGAAAGGAGGTGCGGGATGTTCGAATTAGATGTACGCAGCCGTAAGGCGATCTACGAGCAACTAGTGGACAAAGTCAAAGAAATGATCGTATACGGTATTCTAAAGCCCGACGAGCAGCTTCCTTCCGTTCGTGCGTTATCCACGCAGCTGACCGTGAATCCAAATACGATTCAGAAAGCGTATCGTGAGCTTGAACGTGAAGGTTACATTTATTCTTTGCAGGGAAAAGGGAGCTTCGTATCATCGTCAGTGGAACATCCGAATGAAGCCATGAGAGATGAGATCAGAGAGTCTCTGGTGAAGTTGATTGCAGAAGCTTCGTATTCCGGTTTGAGCAAAGCGGATATGACGCTTTTGTTTGAGGAAGCGATGGCCCGTATAGAGAAGGAGGAGCCTCATGATTGAGCTGAATCAAGTCGTCAAAGCGTTTGAACAGGAAAAGGCAGTGGATGGCGTAACGATGCACATACATAAGGGGTCGATCTATGGTTTGCTCGGTTCCAACGGGGCAGGCAAGACATCGTTGCTCAAAATGATGGCTGGCATTTACCGTCAGGACAGCGGGACTGTTCGTATCGAAGATAATGAGATTTATGAAAATATGGATCTCAAAGGCCGCACCATTTTTATGGCAGATTCGCCCTACTTTTTCCCGCAATCTTCAATAACTCAGATGGCTGCATTTTATCGTTCGGTATATCCGCGCTGGAATGAGGAACGGTTCAAACAACTGGCTACCGTGTTCAAACTGGATGTGAAACGCAAGTTACATCGCATGTCCAAAGGCATGCGCCGTCAGGCAGCCGTATGGCTGGGACTTAGCTGTATGCCTGAAGTGCTGCTGATGGATGAGCCGATTGACGGCCTTGACCCGGTCATGCGCCAGCAGATCAAAAACTTGCTGTTCCAGGAAGCAGCTGAGCGTCAAGTAACCATTGTTA
This window contains:
- a CDS encoding GntR family transcriptional regulator, with product MFELDVRSRKAIYEQLVDKVKEMIVYGILKPDEQLPSVRALSTQLTVNPNTIQKAYRELEREGYIYSLQGKGSFVSSSVEHPNEAMRDEIRESLVKLIAEASYSGLSKADMTLLFEEAMARIEKEEPHD
- a CDS encoding ABC transporter ATP-binding protein, whose protein sequence is MIELNQVVKAFEQEKAVDGVTMHIHKGSIYGLLGSNGAGKTSLLKMMAGIYRQDSGTVRIEDNEIYENMDLKGRTIFMADSPYFFPQSSITQMAAFYRSVYPRWNEERFKQLATVFKLDVKRKLHRMSKGMRRQAAVWLGLSCMPEVLLMDEPIDGLDPVMRQQIKNLLFQEAAERQVTIVISSHNLREIEDLCDHVAIMHKGRIIVEKDLDDLKADTHKIQVAFRHPDHAKAMDEQIDILHEEKRGSVSLYIVKGNRQQVTDQFRIHDPYLLDVLPLTLEEIFIYEMEDAGYDIQPIVL